The Staphylococcus carnosus genome has a segment encoding these proteins:
- a CDS encoding ABC transporter permease yields MKAFLEQYGGELLQKTGEHFYISIVSLLIAIIIAVPLGILLSKTKKLASVVLTVAGVLQTIPTLAVLAIMIPIFGVGKTPAIIALFIYVLLPILNNTVLGVQNINPDIRQAGISMGMTKLQLMKDVELPLALPLILGGIRLSSVYVISWATLASYVGAGGLGDFVFNGLNLYDPLMIISAAVLVTALALIVDYLLRVVEKWAVPKGLKISR; encoded by the coding sequence ATGAAAGCATTCTTAGAACAATACGGCGGTGAATTGCTGCAAAAAACGGGTGAACACTTTTATATTTCTATTGTTTCGCTTCTGATCGCCATTATTATTGCAGTACCGCTTGGAATTTTATTATCGAAGACAAAGAAATTAGCAAGTGTTGTATTGACAGTTGCAGGTGTCTTGCAAACGATTCCGACATTAGCAGTATTAGCGATTATGATTCCAATTTTCGGTGTAGGTAAGACACCGGCAATTATTGCATTGTTTATTTATGTATTACTACCTATCTTGAATAATACTGTCTTGGGTGTTCAAAATATCAATCCTGATATTCGCCAAGCAGGTATCAGTATGGGTATGACAAAACTGCAATTAATGAAAGATGTAGAGCTGCCGTTAGCCTTACCTTTAATTCTTGGCGGCATTCGCTTATCAAGTGTTTATGTCATCAGTTGGGCAACATTAGCCAGCTACGTCGGTGCAGGCGGTTTAGGTGACTTCGTCTTTAACGGTTTGAATTTATATGACCCATTGATGATTATCAGTGCAGCTGTGCTAGTTACAGCTTTGGCATTGATAGTAGATTACCTACTTCGTGTAGTTGAAAAATGGGCAGTACCAAAAGGTTTAAAAATATCTAGATAG
- a CDS encoding APC family permease: protein MENKESSKINLSQLVLLGLGSLIGSGWLFGAWEASSVAGPAAIISWIIGFIVIGTIAYNYIEIGTMFPQSGGMSNYAQYTHGSLLGFIAAWANWVSLVTIIPIEAVSAVQYMSSWPWDWAKFMGKLMHNGTISTLGLFAVFAIIIIFSLLNYWSVKLLTSFTSLISFFKLGVPTLTIILLVISGFHPGNYGHSLTSFMPYGSAPIFAATTTSGIIFSFNAFQTIINMGSEIQRPEKNIGRGIVISLSLAATLYVILQVVFIGSMPEGMLSKHGWSGIQFNSPFADMAILLNLNWLAILLYIEAVVSPFGTGVSFVAVTGRVLRAMEKNGHIPKFLGKINETYNIPRVAIIFNAIISMVMVSLFRSWGTLASVISTATLVAYLTGPTTVIALRKMAPSMHRPFRANLLKVMAPLSFVLASLAIYWAMWPTTAEVILIIILGLPIYFFYEYKMNWKNTKKQIGGSLWIIIYLLVLALLSFIGSKEFKGMNFIHYPYDFLVITIVALAFYKLGTTSYFESIYFKRAKRINTKMNKDMTDRLNNESDDSNQAVETK, encoded by the coding sequence ATGGAAAATAAAGAAAGCAGTAAAATTAATCTCTCCCAACTTGTCTTGTTGGGCCTTGGATCATTAATTGGTTCTGGTTGGCTCTTCGGGGCTTGGGAAGCTTCATCTGTCGCAGGTCCAGCGGCAATTATATCTTGGATTATCGGATTTATCGTCATTGGGACCATTGCGTATAACTATATTGAAATTGGGACTATGTTCCCGCAATCAGGCGGAATGAGCAACTACGCCCAATATACACACGGCTCACTACTCGGCTTTATCGCTGCATGGGCTAACTGGGTATCACTTGTTACAATCATTCCGATTGAAGCAGTTTCAGCAGTTCAATATATGAGTTCATGGCCTTGGGACTGGGCTAAATTCATGGGGAAATTAATGCATAACGGCACTATCAGTACATTAGGTTTATTCGCTGTATTTGCGATTATCATTATCTTCTCTTTACTGAATTACTGGTCTGTAAAATTATTAACTTCATTCACAAGTTTAATCTCCTTCTTCAAATTAGGAGTACCGACTTTAACGATTATATTATTAGTTATTTCAGGATTTCACCCTGGTAATTATGGACATAGTTTGACGAGTTTCATGCCTTATGGCAGTGCGCCAATTTTTGCGGCTACCACAACATCAGGTATTATCTTCTCATTCAATGCTTTCCAAACAATTATCAATATGGGTTCTGAAATACAACGTCCTGAAAAAAATATCGGGCGCGGTATTGTCATCAGTTTATCTTTGGCAGCAACATTATATGTCATCCTGCAAGTAGTCTTCATTGGTTCTATGCCTGAAGGAATGCTTTCAAAACATGGATGGAGCGGTATTCAATTCAACTCACCATTTGCTGACATGGCAATTCTTTTAAACCTGAACTGGTTAGCAATTCTTTTATACATTGAAGCCGTTGTGTCACCTTTTGGTACAGGTGTTTCTTTCGTAGCCGTTACAGGTCGTGTTTTACGTGCGATGGAAAAAAATGGTCATATTCCAAAATTCTTAGGGAAAATTAATGAAACGTATAATATCCCGCGTGTTGCTATTATTTTCAATGCAATTATCAGTATGGTCATGGTCTCTCTTTTCCGTTCTTGGGGTACACTTGCCAGTGTTATTTCAACAGCGACACTTGTTGCCTATCTAACTGGTCCAACAACCGTTATTGCATTACGTAAAATGGCACCAAGCATGCATCGTCCATTTAGAGCCAATCTTTTGAAAGTCATGGCACCACTTTCATTTGTACTTGCCTCTTTAGCTATTTACTGGGCAATGTGGCCGACAACAGCTGAAGTTATTTTGATTATCATCTTAGGATTGCCGATTTATTTCTTCTACGAATATAAAATGAATTGGAAGAATACGAAAAAACAAATCGGCGGCAGTTTATGGATTATTATTTACTTATTAGTATTAGCATTGCTATCCTTTATCGGCAGTAAAGAGTTCAAAGGTATGAACTTCATACATTATCCATATGACTTCCTTGTGATTACGATTGTAGCTTTAGCCTTTTACAAACTTGGTACAACAAGCTACTTTGAAAGCATTTACTTCAAACGTGCTAAACGTATCAACACAAAAATGAACAAAGACATGACAGACCGTTTGAATAATGAATCAGACGATTCAAATCAAGCCGTTGAAACAAAATAA
- a CDS encoding ATP-binding cassette domain-containing protein, translated as MTTILELKDVCYKVDKRLIIDHIDLTVKDGEKIAVVGPSGSGKSTLFHLLNNLISPTDGELFYKGKAYKDYQPESLRRQISYMPQSTELFDTTIGENLAFPALARNDKFDSARAKKLLASFGLGDYKLDTNVEFLSGGERQRICLARQLMYIPDVLLLDEATSALDADNTEKAEDAIFSLAKDEGVSVMWITHSYDQSMSNFDRRIDIVDGKINKDNKGDIDV; from the coding sequence ATGACTACTATATTAGAATTAAAAGACGTCTGCTATAAAGTAGATAAACGTCTGATTATTGACCACATTGATTTAACAGTTAAAGATGGTGAAAAAATAGCTGTGGTGGGACCATCTGGAAGCGGTAAAAGCACACTCTTTCATTTATTAAATAATTTAATCAGTCCGACTGATGGAGAATTATTTTATAAAGGAAAAGCTTATAAAGACTACCAACCAGAATCGTTGCGCCGACAAATCAGTTATATGCCGCAATCAACAGAATTATTCGATACGACAATAGGTGAAAACCTAGCATTTCCCGCACTGGCTCGAAATGACAAATTTGATTCAGCACGTGCTAAGAAATTATTAGCTAGTTTCGGATTAGGTGATTATAAGCTTGATACGAATGTAGAATTTTTATCAGGGGGAGAGCGCCAACGTATTTGTCTGGCTCGTCAATTGATGTACATACCAGATGTTCTGCTTCTGGATGAAGCAACGAGTGCACTGGATGCAGACAACACGGAAAAAGCAGAAGATGCGATTTTCAGCTTAGCCAAAGATGAAGGCGTTTCGGTAATGTGGATTACACATAGTTATGACCAAAGCATGTCCAACTTTGATCGCCGTATTGATATTGTCGATGGCAAAATTAATAAGGATAATAAGGGGGACATTGATGTATGA
- a CDS encoding ABC transporter permease — protein sequence MKGNLLQQLIEYYSLNAGYLWSLFFQHLLMSVYGVVFAAIIGIPIGIFISRFGRMSKLVITIANIIQTVPVIAMLAILMLVMGLGPTTVVVTVFLYALLPIIQNTYSGIVGVDENIKDAGKGMGMTRNQVLRMIELPLALSVIIGGLRIALVVAVGVVAVGSFIGAPTLGDIIIRGTNATDGTTFILAGALPIALIAVLIDVLLRLLEKRLDPVKKKKGPQPQGMDI from the coding sequence ATGAAAGGCAATTTATTGCAACAATTAATTGAGTATTATTCATTGAATGCCGGCTATTTATGGAGTTTGTTTTTTCAACATTTATTAATGTCAGTCTATGGTGTTGTATTTGCAGCTATTATTGGGATTCCAATAGGTATCTTTATTTCACGATTTGGACGTATGTCTAAGTTAGTGATTACAATTGCAAATATTATCCAGACTGTTCCAGTTATCGCAATGTTGGCGATTTTAATGCTTGTAATGGGACTAGGTCCGACAACAGTTGTTGTGACAGTTTTCTTATATGCATTGTTGCCGATTATCCAAAATACGTATTCAGGTATTGTGGGTGTGGATGAAAACATTAAAGATGCAGGTAAAGGTATGGGTATGACACGTAATCAAGTCTTGCGTATGATTGAATTACCTTTAGCTTTATCAGTGATTATCGGTGGATTGCGAATTGCTTTAGTTGTGGCTGTCGGAGTTGTAGCAGTCGGTTCATTTATTGGTGCACCGACACTTGGTGATATTATTATCAGAGGTACTAACGCTACGGATGGTACAACATTTATTTTAGCAGGTGCATTACCGATTGCGTTAATCGCAGTATTGATTGATGTACTATTAAGATTACTTGAAAAACGATTGGATCCGGTGAAAAAGAAAAAAGGACCTCAACCTCAAGGTATGGACATTTAA
- a CDS encoding osmoprotectant ABC transporter substrate-binding protein, which yields MKTMKYYLILMVTCLVILSGCSLPGLGDSRSDDDVKITALATSESQIMSHMVRLIIEHDSHGKIKPTLLNNMGSSTIQHNALMNGDANISGVRYTGTDLVGALQEDPIKDPKKALKATQEGFQKKFHQKFFPSYGFDNTYAFMVTKETAEKYHLETVSDLKKHEKDLRLGVDSSWLNRKGDGYPGFKKEYGIDFDTVRPMQIGLVYDALNNKKLDVALGYSTDGRIAAYGLKVLKDDKHFFPPYDASPVATDAVLKKHPEINKVLDKLAGKISTKDMQQLNYEADGKGKEPAVVAEEFLKKHHYFDGKKGGQK from the coding sequence ATGAAGACGATGAAGTATTATTTGATTCTTATGGTGACTTGTCTGGTTATCTTATCTGGATGTAGTTTACCTGGACTTGGTGATAGTCGTTCAGATGACGATGTAAAAATTACAGCACTTGCTACCAGCGAGTCGCAAATTATGTCGCACATGGTGCGTTTGATAATAGAACATGATTCACATGGCAAAATAAAACCTACATTATTAAATAATATGGGTTCAAGTACAATTCAACATAATGCGTTGATGAATGGAGACGCTAATATTTCAGGCGTTCGTTATACAGGTACTGATTTAGTCGGGGCTTTGCAAGAAGATCCGATTAAAGATCCGAAGAAAGCATTAAAAGCAACGCAAGAAGGGTTCCAAAAGAAATTCCATCAAAAATTCTTCCCATCTTACGGTTTTGATAATACGTATGCTTTCATGGTAACGAAAGAAACGGCTGAAAAATATCATTTAGAAACTGTTTCGGATTTGAAAAAACATGAAAAAGACTTACGTCTCGGTGTCGATAGTTCTTGGCTGAACCGAAAAGGTGATGGTTATCCTGGTTTCAAAAAAGAATATGGTATCGACTTTGATACTGTACGACCAATGCAAATCGGTTTGGTTTATGATGCTTTAAATAATAAAAAATTAGACGTCGCATTAGGCTATTCAACAGATGGACGTATTGCTGCTTATGGTTTGAAAGTCTTAAAAGACGATAAGCATTTCTTCCCGCCTTATGATGCCAGTCCTGTGGCTACAGATGCAGTCTTAAAGAAACATCCGGAAATCAATAAGGTATTAGATAAATTAGCAGGTAAAATTTCAACGAAAGATATGCAGCAGTTGAACTATGAAGCAGACGGCAAAGGGAAAGAACCTGCTGTTGTTGCTGAGGAATTTTTAAAGAAACATCACTATTTTGATGGTAAGAAAGGCGGGCAAAAATAA
- a CDS encoding ABC transporter permease, with protein sequence MSTTALCISAMLLIIPIAISIKEKLHIAKELIVASIRAVIQLVILGFILHFIFDLNSPWILILFVLVIIVNASWNTIGRASKIMHNVFWISFIAIFIGTALPLIVIVAAGAIKFTGNELIPIAGMLANNGLIAINLAYQNLDRSFVREYGTIECKLSLGASPKLASKSAVQESIKLAIVPTIDSVKTYGLVSIPGMMSGLIISGVDPLQAIKFQLLVVFIHTTATIMSALIATYLSYKQFFNNRDQLIGSMLDENEE encoded by the coding sequence ATGAGTACAACAGCTCTATGTATTTCGGCAATGCTCTTGATTATTCCAATCGCCATCTCTATTAAAGAGAAATTGCATATTGCTAAAGAATTAATTGTTGCTTCAATCAGAGCAGTCATTCAATTAGTGATTCTTGGTTTTATATTACATTTTATTTTTGACTTGAATTCACCATGGATATTAATTCTTTTCGTGTTAGTGATTATAGTTAACGCATCTTGGAATACAATCGGCCGTGCTTCTAAAATCATGCACAATGTATTCTGGATTTCTTTCATAGCAATATTCATAGGTACTGCATTGCCATTAATTGTTATTGTGGCAGCAGGAGCAATCAAGTTTACAGGGAATGAATTAATTCCAATCGCAGGTATGCTGGCAAATAATGGTTTAATCGCTATCAACTTAGCATATCAAAACTTAGACCGTTCATTTGTAAGAGAGTACGGTACAATCGAATGCAAGCTTTCATTAGGGGCTTCACCGAAACTTGCTTCAAAATCAGCTGTTCAAGAAAGCATTAAACTCGCTATTGTGCCAACAATCGATTCAGTTAAAACATATGGTTTAGTTTCTATTCCAGGTATGATGTCAGGATTGATTATCAGTGGTGTGGATCCGCTTCAAGCCATCAAATTCCAATTGCTTGTTGTTTTCATCCATACAACTGCAACAATCATGTCAGCATTAATCGCAACATATTTAAGTTACAAACAATTCTTTAACAATCGCGACCAATTAATCGGCAGCATGTTAGATGAAAATGAAGAATAA
- a CDS encoding MFS transporter: MSFMRIVTFIISVFIVGMVEMMVAGIMNLMSHDLHVSEAWIGQLVTLYAVTFAVCGPILVKITNRFNAKSVLLWTIVVFVLGNAMIVVSPNFATLIIGRIISSAAAALIIVKVLALTAMLTAPEHRGKMIGIVYSGFSGANVLGVPIGTILGGWLGWRATFVFIIVISVLAAGLMIRYLPTPSELSFVSEGQENGQTPQSKILNRKEVMKYLTITFLFLTANSITFVYINPLMLSNGHDLKFVSFVLLINGIAGTLGTSMGGFLADKWSSKTWLLTATITFSVALAVINFFLSASWMLIIIIFIWNIMQWSTNPAVQSGIIEHVQGDASQVLSWNMSSLNAGIAAGGMIGGLIVSHIGINAVTYSSSILGFIIFIIILFLKKVRHTPAKSAVNTKSA; encoded by the coding sequence ATGTCATTCATGCGTATTGTAACCTTTATTATCAGCGTCTTTATTGTTGGAATGGTGGAAATGATGGTTGCTGGAATTATGAATTTAATGAGCCATGATTTGCATGTTTCTGAAGCATGGATTGGTCAATTGGTAACATTATATGCTGTGACTTTTGCAGTATGCGGACCGATATTAGTTAAAATAACGAATCGATTTAATGCCAAATCAGTTTTGTTATGGACGATTGTAGTGTTTGTGTTAGGTAATGCTATGATTGTGGTGTCACCGAATTTTGCAACTTTAATAATCGGACGAATTATTTCATCTGCAGCAGCTGCATTAATTATTGTGAAAGTATTAGCGTTGACTGCGATGCTGACTGCACCTGAACATAGAGGGAAAATGATTGGAATTGTTTATTCAGGATTCAGCGGTGCTAATGTATTAGGTGTACCAATCGGAACAATACTCGGCGGTTGGTTAGGTTGGCGTGCTACCTTCGTATTCATCATTGTCATTAGTGTATTAGCAGCCGGCTTAATGATAAGATACTTGCCAACTCCATCAGAACTCTCATTTGTCTCAGAAGGGCAAGAGAACGGACAGACGCCGCAATCTAAAATTTTGAATCGCAAAGAAGTGATGAAGTATTTAACAATAACTTTCTTATTTCTTACAGCGAACTCCATTACATTCGTATATATTAATCCATTAATGCTGTCTAATGGACACGACTTGAAATTTGTATCATTTGTATTATTAATTAATGGTATTGCAGGGACATTAGGAACATCAATGGGTGGTTTCTTGGCTGATAAATGGTCAAGTAAAACTTGGCTTTTAACAGCGACAATAACATTTTCTGTCGCATTAGCAGTCATTAACTTTTTCTTGTCTGCATCTTGGATGCTTATCATTATCATCTTTATTTGGAATATAATGCAATGGAGCACTAATCCTGCTGTACAAAGCGGCATTATTGAACATGTTCAAGGAGATGCAAGTCAAGTACTGAGCTGGAATATGTCCAGCTTGAATGCAGGAATTGCTGCAGGCGGTATGATCGGTGGTTTGATTGTGTCGCATATCGGAATTAATGCTGTAACATATAGTTCAAGCATACTTGGATTTATCATCTTTATCATTATCTTATTCTTGAAAAAAGTACGACATACACCAGCAAAAAGTGCTGTGAATACTAAAAGCGCTTAA
- a CDS encoding ABC transporter ATP-binding protein: MLSIKNLTKVYSGHKKAVDDISIDVQSGEFVAFIGTSGSGKTTALRMINRMIEATSGQITIDGKDVRKMNAVELRRSIGYVIQQIGLMPHMTIKENIVLVPKLLKWSQEKKDKKARELIKLVDLPEEYLDRYPSELSGGQQQRIGVVRALAAEQDIILMDEPFGALDPITRDTLQDLVKELQKKLGKTFIFVTHDMDEAIKLADRICIMSNGKVVQYDTPDNILRHPANDFVRDFIGQNRLIQDRPNMRTVQDAMIKPITVGVNETLNTAVDIMRRHRIDTIFVVNNQNKFLGYMDIEDINQGLRGGKELIDTMQRDIYRVNVNSKLQDTVRTILKRNVRNVPVVNNQDTLVGLITRANLVDIVYDSIWGEGAEEAQYEAERNEAEQSKQQEKTSAETTVNENNASHDDTSDSGVER, encoded by the coding sequence ATGCTTAGTATTAAGAATTTAACTAAGGTTTATTCGGGACATAAAAAAGCGGTAGATGACATTTCTATAGATGTGCAGTCTGGTGAGTTTGTTGCGTTTATCGGAACAAGTGGTAGTGGGAAAACTACTGCACTCAGAATGATCAACCGCATGATTGAAGCTACAAGCGGACAAATTACAATTGACGGTAAAGATGTCAGAAAGATGAATGCGGTGGAATTGCGCCGAAGTATCGGTTATGTGATTCAACAAATCGGTTTAATGCCGCACATGACGATTAAGGAAAATATCGTGCTGGTTCCTAAATTGTTGAAATGGTCTCAAGAGAAAAAGGATAAAAAAGCACGTGAATTAATTAAGTTGGTTGATTTACCTGAAGAATATTTAGATCGTTATCCATCTGAATTATCAGGTGGTCAGCAGCAGCGTATCGGTGTGGTACGTGCATTAGCAGCTGAACAAGATATCATTTTAATGGATGAACCATTCGGGGCATTGGATCCTATTACACGTGATACATTGCAAGACTTAGTCAAAGAGTTGCAGAAAAAGTTAGGCAAAACGTTTATTTTTGTTACACATGATATGGATGAAGCGATTAAATTAGCAGATAGAATTTGTATTATGTCAAATGGTAAAGTCGTACAATATGATACGCCTGACAACATTTTACGACACCCTGCAAATGATTTCGTTCGTGACTTTATTGGTCAGAACCGTTTGATTCAAGATCGTCCAAATATGCGTACTGTACAAGATGCAATGATTAAACCAATTACAGTAGGTGTGAATGAAACATTAAATACTGCTGTTGATATTATGCGTCGTCATCGTATTGATACGATTTTTGTAGTCAATAATCAAAATAAATTCCTCGGCTACATGGATATTGAAGATATCAACCAAGGATTACGCGGCGGCAAAGAATTGATTGATACGATGCAGCGTGATATTTATCGTGTGAATGTCAATTCTAAATTACAAGATACAGTCCGTACGATTTTGAAACGTAATGTGCGTAATGTACCAGTAGTCAACAATCAAGACACATTGGTAGGTTTAATCACACGTGCTAACCTCGTGGATATTGTATATGACAGTATTTGGGGTGAAGGTGCTGAAGAAGCACAGTACGAAGCTGAAAGAAATGAAGCGGAACAATCTAAACAACAAGAAAAAACATCTGCTGAAACAACAGTAAATGAAAATAATGCCAGTCATGACGACACGTCAGATTCAGGAGTTGAACGCTGA
- a CDS encoding CPBP family intramembrane glutamic endopeptidase, which translates to MINNPFDSPKVMKRDFGLIPLYFLLLNVGQIIVLGIGLIVIETFHMKIPHNGNAIASSFGDIISFSLLFYIFYKMHQHYIIPIVLERIKQAKAYIWLVIITYIVYLIVDHAYSYALQFLPKHYQFEESQNQTMIIEQFNTPWLWPVLFLTTGILEPIAEELIFRHVLIHELGKKITYIGAAILSTLFFAVLHLHAGSSPFEFIPYLYAGFFIVFVYFKSGKNLVVSSMLHILNNSVVVLTIIYQQLFH; encoded by the coding sequence ATGATAAATAACCCATTCGATTCTCCGAAAGTCATGAAACGAGACTTTGGGCTGATTCCATTGTATTTTCTATTGCTTAACGTTGGCCAAATTATTGTATTGGGCATTGGCCTGATTGTCATAGAAACATTCCACATGAAAATTCCACATAACGGTAATGCAATTGCGAGCAGTTTTGGCGACATTATTAGTTTTTCGTTGTTATTTTATATTTTTTATAAGATGCACCAACACTATATCATTCCGATTGTCCTTGAACGGATTAAGCAAGCGAAAGCCTATATCTGGCTCGTTATTATTACCTATATAGTCTACTTGATTGTAGATCACGCTTACTCCTATGCTTTGCAATTTTTGCCGAAACACTATCAATTCGAAGAATCACAAAATCAAACAATGATTATTGAACAATTTAATACACCATGGTTGTGGCCAGTACTCTTTTTAACTACTGGGATACTGGAACCGATTGCCGAAGAATTAATTTTTCGTCATGTATTGATACATGAATTGGGTAAGAAGATTACCTATATCGGAGCAGCTATTTTATCAACACTGTTTTTTGCGGTGTTACACTTGCATGCGGGTTCGTCGCCTTTTGAATTTATTCCTTATTTATATGCCGGTTTCTTTATAGTATTTGTCTACTTTAAGTCAGGGAAAAATTTAGTGGTCTCCAGCATGCTGCATATTCTCAACAATAGTGTAGTTGTATTAACTATCATCTATCAACAACTGTTTCATTAA
- a CDS encoding carboxylesterase family protein → MDTIIRETVAGTVKGTAQDRLEIYYGIPYAEPPIETNRFKHAKLKTQWDNNNLDATSFGPIPLQPYNKLETFFSTHNQDFEQNEDCLYLNIYKPISAEHSETLPVIIWFYGGGFLNGHGSAELYQPQHLAETAHAIVITFNYRLGALGYTNWHLLNEDYDMNCGLSDQLTVLKWVQYFIPDFDGDKDNVTLMGQSAGAMSIQALMHLNEAEHLFHKVILSSGTLNFDSIDNSRVNAYRFKIMSMLQYNQSFETLTRPQMMKIMDKDLEDRKPSKGLELFYRPIFNPDTMSERILGDKPVLAGYTAREGDIYIRGRFHKLKPKRFMEVAEFNDINIDTQLFNIKKHDGQAAAITEYYFKQPLLDWLNHYPGSNKWLYRFDWSNLSSKDFKSPYHILDVIFWLGHLDILSAHSAPGDGETLELENEMQETVGKFIRNGECSWKPYTQYDASPHIFK, encoded by the coding sequence ATGGATACGATTATACGTGAAACTGTTGCTGGAACTGTTAAAGGAACAGCACAAGATCGATTAGAAATATATTACGGTATTCCTTATGCTGAACCGCCTATTGAAACAAACCGCTTCAAACATGCAAAATTAAAAACACAATGGGATAACAACAACTTAGATGCAACTTCATTCGGCCCCATTCCTCTTCAACCTTACAATAAACTTGAAACTTTCTTTTCTACACATAACCAAGATTTCGAACAAAACGAAGACTGTCTTTATTTAAATATCTACAAACCGATATCTGCTGAACACAGTGAAACACTTCCAGTCATCATCTGGTTTTATGGCGGCGGATTCCTTAATGGTCATGGCTCTGCTGAGCTATATCAACCGCAGCACCTTGCTGAAACTGCACATGCTATTGTAATTACATTTAATTATCGTCTTGGCGCATTAGGTTATACAAACTGGCACTTACTTAACGAAGATTATGATATGAACTGCGGACTTTCTGATCAGCTTACTGTACTTAAATGGGTACAATACTTTATCCCGGATTTTGACGGTGATAAAGATAATGTGACTTTAATGGGACAATCTGCAGGTGCGATGAGTATTCAAGCTTTGATGCATCTCAATGAAGCTGAACACCTTTTCCACAAAGTTATTTTAAGCAGCGGTACTCTCAATTTTGATTCAATTGATAACAGCAGAGTCAATGCCTATCGTTTCAAAATAATGTCGATGCTGCAATATAATCAATCATTTGAAACTTTAACGAGGCCTCAAATGATGAAAATAATGGATAAAGATTTGGAAGATCGCAAACCTTCGAAAGGACTTGAACTTTTCTATCGTCCTATTTTCAACCCTGACACGATGTCAGAAAGAATTCTTGGTGATAAACCTGTTTTAGCAGGCTATACGGCTCGTGAAGGTGATATTTATATTCGCGGCAGATTTCATAAACTTAAACCTAAACGTTTTATGGAAGTTGCAGAATTCAATGATATCAATATTGATACACAACTGTTCAATATCAAAAAGCATGATGGACAAGCCGCAGCAATTACAGAATATTATTTTAAACAACCCTTGCTCGATTGGCTGAATCACTATCCTGGTTCAAATAAATGGCTATATCGCTTTGATTGGTCTAATCTTTCATCTAAAGATTTCAAATCGCCCTACCATATTCTTGACGTTATTTTCTGGCTCGGGCATCTCGATATTTTATCAGCACATAGTGCACCTGGTGATGGAGAAACGCTTGAACTAGAAAATGAGATGCAAGAAACCGTAGGCAAATTTATAAGAAACGGTGAATGCAGTTGGAAACCTTATACTCAATATGATGCTTCACCCCACATTTTTAAATAA
- a CDS encoding YdeI/OmpD-associated family protein produces the protein MTEERTNPKAEAFFQRAKEWKGEYEALRKIIMENPDLVEEYKWMKPCYTYEGHNVVLIHGFKDYCALLFHKGVLLPDPEHKLIQQTKNVQAARQLRFTSVAQIIEEADMIRDYIKEAVAVEKAGKKIEMKRTEEYDMPEELKAALEADKKLDEAFHNLTPGRQRQYMYTIGQAKRASTRQNRVDKYKPMILQGKGLND, from the coding sequence ATGACTGAAGAAAGAACAAACCCAAAAGCAGAAGCATTTTTCCAAAGAGCAAAAGAATGGAAAGGTGAGTATGAAGCATTAAGAAAGATTATTATGGAAAATCCAGATTTAGTTGAAGAATATAAATGGATGAAACCATGTTATACATATGAAGGACATAATGTCGTCTTAATACATGGTTTTAAAGACTATTGTGCATTGCTGTTTCATAAAGGTGTTTTATTACCAGATCCTGAACACAAATTAATACAGCAAACTAAAAATGTACAAGCGGCACGTCAATTGCGTTTTACTTCTGTTGCACAAATAATAGAAGAGGCTGATATGATTCGTGACTATATTAAAGAGGCTGTAGCTGTTGAAAAAGCAGGTAAAAAAATAGAAATGAAACGTACGGAAGAATATGATATGCCAGAAGAATTGAAAGCAGCGTTAGAAGCAGACAAGAAATTAGATGAAGCATTTCATAACTTAACACCTGGACGCCAACGCCAATATATGTATACGATCGGACAAGCGAAACGTGCTTCTACGAGACAAAATCGTGTAGATAAATATAAACCGATGATTTTACAAGGCAAAGGATTAAATGATTGA